One genomic region from Streptomyces venezuelae encodes:
- a CDS encoding GntR family transcriptional regulator, with translation MMPGIETSAVLRQGNGPCGRRLKQGEDIPLTAAQSARLAELYEAHSGSVLRFALSRLRSDGRVVGRLASGDRSMAEDIAQNVWLSMARSGASGYLDSESDDIDAARGLLFYRVKNEVAAYLNVSRNTERVVDWSDQATCNVYCQLAVEQCALVELPGYLADMVAGLPEAERAALLLKLDGLHPSLMAEHLECSDATAARLVDAAVLLLKLDNPNLCGPAALEGDLAQWEREALAELGDVKREALLRLDPESRRILLLKAQGLTVHEIAKRLGVTWDKAAGAARCVSVLRPSSGKKPTAPRKTGVRRKASKASRLAETLRHEVARMQPGERLPRRIELKARYEVSTSTVDDAWAILRREGLIESNGVQGYRVTMDVSRLAVAA, from the coding sequence ATGATGCCTGGAATCGAGACGAGTGCGGTATTACGGCAGGGCAACGGTCCGTGTGGGCGCCGGCTGAAGCAGGGGGAGGACATCCCGCTGACGGCGGCGCAGTCCGCGCGGTTGGCGGAGCTGTACGAGGCGCACTCCGGGAGTGTGCTGCGGTTCGCTCTGTCCCGGCTGCGGTCGGACGGGCGGGTTGTGGGTCGGCTCGCGAGTGGTGACCGGTCGATGGCGGAGGACATCGCCCAGAACGTCTGGCTCAGCATGGCCCGGTCCGGGGCGAGCGGGTATCTCGACTCGGAGAGCGACGACATCGACGCGGCCCGTGGCCTGCTGTTCTACCGGGTGAAGAACGAGGTCGCCGCCTACCTCAACGTTTCCCGGAACACCGAACGGGTCGTCGACTGGTCCGACCAGGCCACCTGCAACGTCTACTGCCAACTGGCAGTGGAGCAGTGTGCGCTGGTGGAGCTGCCCGGCTACCTGGCTGACATGGTGGCGGGGCTGCCCGAGGCGGAGCGTGCGGCGCTGCTGCTGAAGCTGGACGGACTGCACCCGTCACTGATGGCGGAGCACCTGGAGTGCAGCGACGCGACCGCCGCCCGCCTGGTCGACGCCGCCGTGCTGCTGCTCAAGCTCGACAACCCCAACCTGTGCGGCCCGGCCGCCCTGGAAGGGGACTTGGCGCAGTGGGAGCGCGAGGCCCTGGCCGAACTGGGCGACGTCAAGCGCGAGGCGCTGCTGCGGCTCGACCCGGAGTCGCGGCGGATCCTGCTGCTCAAGGCGCAGGGCTTGACCGTTCACGAGATCGCCAAGCGTCTGGGCGTGACATGGGACAAGGCGGCGGGAGCGGCGCGGTGCGTGAGCGTGCTGCGGCCCTCCAGCGGCAAGAAGCCGACCGCCCCTCGCAAGACCGGGGTGCGCCGCAAGGCGTCGAAGGCGTCGCGGTTGGCCGAGACGCTGCGACACGAGGTCGCCCGGATGCAGCCCGGGGAACGTCTGCCCCGGAGGATCGAGCTGAAGGCTCGCTATGAGGTCTCCACGTCGACCGTGGACGACGCTTGGGCCATCCTGCGGCGCGAGGGGCTGATCGAGTCCAACGGCGTCCAGGGCTACCGCGTCACGATGGACGTTTCCCGCCTGGCGGTGGCCGCGTGA
- a CDS encoding GTP-binding protein, with translation MDSVVSDATAVSDSPVEAPAIAAGIPAQPHADPHEPEQAQEPEREPDPDAEDGAQDWQLDHTRAPIATKIVVAGGFGVGKTTFVRAVSEITPLQTEALMTRASEDTDDLTSTPDKLTTTVAMDFGRITLDNDLVLYVFGTPGQQRFWFMWDDLVRGAIGAIVLADTRRLTDCFPALDYFESCGLPYIVAVNHFEGTERFEPEDVREALTVSPDVPVVIMDARKRYSVVETLLSMVAHALEASPE, from the coding sequence GTGGACTCCGTCGTCTCTGACGCCACCGCCGTCTCCGACTCACCGGTGGAAGCCCCGGCGATAGCCGCCGGCATCCCCGCGCAGCCCCACGCCGATCCGCACGAACCGGAACAGGCGCAGGAACCGGAACGGGAACCGGATCCGGACGCCGAGGACGGCGCCCAGGACTGGCAGCTCGACCACACCCGGGCCCCGATCGCGACGAAGATCGTGGTCGCGGGCGGCTTCGGCGTCGGCAAGACCACCTTCGTCCGCGCGGTCTCGGAGATCACCCCGCTCCAGACCGAGGCGCTGATGACCCGGGCGAGCGAGGACACCGACGACCTCACGTCCACCCCGGACAAGCTCACCACCACGGTCGCGATGGACTTCGGCCGGATCACCCTCGACAACGACCTCGTGCTGTACGTCTTCGGTACGCCGGGACAGCAGCGCTTCTGGTTCATGTGGGACGACCTGGTGCGCGGGGCGATCGGGGCGATCGTGCTCGCCGACACGCGCCGGCTGACCGACTGCTTCCCGGCCCTGGACTACTTCGAGAGCTGCGGCCTCCCGTACATCGTGGCCGTCAACCACTTCGAGGGCACCGAGCGCTTCGAGCCGGAGGACGTCAGGGAGGCGCTGACGGTCTCCCCGGACGTGCCGGTGGTGATCATGGACGCGCGCAAGCGCTACAGCGTCGTCGAGACCCTGCTCTCCATGGTCGCGCACGCGCTCGAAGCCTCCCCTGAATAG
- a CDS encoding HNH endonuclease, whose product MSLHARPHLSAARRRSRKAQLAARDGWRCAYCRHRFRDLREATMDHVVPISLYRTWSANALVLACQPCNQAKADRLFLSIALLLVWSTDPTFTDIRSTPGLPVPVFTDGDRSTRPESIELGPEQVDWLMLARIVQARSKDTHLGSDQGERGRLVERHVRVGRLDHRRRSTRMNTCEQSTDRGVSA is encoded by the coding sequence GTGAGCCTGCACGCTCGCCCGCACCTCAGCGCCGCCCGTCGCCGGAGCCGCAAGGCGCAGCTTGCGGCCCGCGACGGCTGGCGGTGCGCTTACTGCCGGCACCGCTTCCGCGACCTGCGGGAGGCGACGATGGACCACGTCGTGCCGATCTCGCTCTACCGGACCTGGTCCGCGAACGCGCTCGTCCTCGCCTGCCAGCCCTGCAACCAGGCCAAGGCCGATCGACTGTTCCTCTCGATCGCCCTGCTGCTGGTCTGGTCGACCGACCCCACGTTCACGGACATTCGGTCTACCCCTGGCCTGCCCGTCCCCGTGTTCACGGACGGCGACCGATCGACCCGGCCCGAGTCGATCGAACTGGGCCCGGAGCAGGTCGACTGGCTCATGCTCGCCCGGATCGTTCAGGCCCGTTCGAAGGACACGCATTTGGGATCCGACCAGGGCGAACGCGGCCGACTGGTCGAGCGTCACGTGCGGGTCGGTCGACTCGACCACCGCCGCCGATCGACCCGGATGAACACCTGTGAGCAGTCGACCGATCGAGGGGTGAGCGCGTGA
- a CDS encoding GntR family transcriptional regulator — protein sequence MTVTGVPKSKAAQVADALREEVKKMKPGERLPTQRELVDRFGFAGQTIQNGLAILRTEGAIVSAGNMGNFVSGGEAVDKDDELKEIRSQIQALTERVAALEGRSDSGRA from the coding sequence ATGACCGTCACTGGGGTTCCGAAGTCGAAGGCCGCTCAGGTGGCCGATGCACTCCGCGAGGAAGTCAAGAAGATGAAGCCGGGTGAACGGCTGCCCACGCAGAGGGAGTTGGTCGACCGGTTCGGGTTCGCCGGCCAGACCATCCAGAACGGACTAGCGATCCTGCGCACCGAGGGGGCGATCGTCTCAGCGGGGAACATGGGCAACTTCGTGAGTGGTGGCGAGGCGGTCGATAAGGACGACGAGCTCAAGGAAATCCGCTCCCAGATTCAGGCGTTGACTGAACGGGTCGCAGCGCTGGAAGGGCGCTCCGATTCGGGCCGTGCTTGA
- a CDS encoding DUF742 domain-containing protein: protein MTSASAAFHAHKLPVRGDGRRPARVRPYSLTGGRTRFGHVLLVETFVAALEAAPVRKVLTGGGPAARGLMPEMRAIVEVCRRMRTVAEISALLKMPLGVVRVLLSDLADQGKIRVYGTGHGTGQPDRALLERVLSGLRRL from the coding sequence GTGACGTCTGCGTCCGCGGCCTTTCACGCCCACAAACTGCCGGTGCGCGGTGACGGGCGGCGCCCCGCGCGCGTGCGCCCGTACTCGCTGACCGGAGGCCGTACCCGCTTCGGCCACGTCCTGCTCGTCGAGACCTTCGTCGCCGCGCTCGAAGCGGCCCCCGTGCGCAAGGTCCTGACGGGCGGCGGGCCCGCCGCCCGCGGTCTGATGCCGGAGATGCGGGCCATCGTCGAGGTCTGCCGCCGCATGCGGACGGTCGCGGAGATCTCGGCGCTGCTGAAGATGCCGTTGGGAGTCGTCCGGGTGCTGCTCAGCGACCTGGCCGACCAGGGAAAGATCCGTGTGTACGGGACCGGTCACGGTACCGGCCAGCCCGACCGCGCGCTCCTCGAAAGGGTGCTGAGTGGACTCCGTCGTCTCTGA
- a CDS encoding XRE family transcriptional regulator has product MIRQWKRWESGALPNDFYRPIIAAVFGTVTNALFPAPSRRDGDKEILAASGMETLEIVSRLNRSDVDNATLDALRITTDRLCSEYPFMPSGQLLIEGRQWLRRVVELHSKSLTLAQHREVLALSGWLALLVGCVEYDSGDRHAAESTRRAALSIATEADVPEVAGWAHEMRAWFALTTGDYRGVIAAAQAGTEIAANHGVAVQLAGQEAKAWARLGDRRQVEVALDRGRRLLEGMPHPENLDNHFVVDPAKFDFYSMDCYRLVREDKLARNLAEEVLRAGTDFDGTERSPMRNAEARVTLGVTAAREGDLEQALIMGERALQGDRQSVPSLIMTSRELAAEMKRRYSSEPAAQDYLAHLQALGREKPGFLPQ; this is encoded by the coding sequence ATGATCCGGCAGTGGAAGCGCTGGGAGTCCGGCGCTCTCCCGAACGACTTCTACCGCCCCATCATCGCGGCCGTCTTCGGCACCGTGACGAACGCGCTGTTCCCGGCACCGTCGCGGCGGGACGGAGACAAGGAGATCCTGGCGGCGAGCGGCATGGAGACGCTAGAGATCGTCAGCCGACTCAATCGATCCGACGTCGACAACGCGACCCTCGACGCCCTGCGGATCACGACGGATCGCCTGTGCTCCGAGTACCCGTTCATGCCGAGCGGCCAGCTCCTGATCGAAGGGCGGCAGTGGCTCCGCAGGGTCGTGGAGCTGCACTCAAAGAGCCTCACGCTCGCTCAGCACCGCGAAGTGCTGGCCCTCTCCGGCTGGCTGGCCCTCCTTGTGGGCTGCGTGGAGTACGACTCCGGCGACCGCCATGCGGCCGAGTCGACACGCCGGGCCGCCCTCTCGATCGCCACAGAAGCCGATGTCCCCGAAGTCGCGGGGTGGGCACACGAGATGCGGGCCTGGTTCGCGCTCACAACTGGCGACTACCGGGGAGTCATCGCTGCGGCTCAGGCCGGGACGGAGATTGCCGCCAACCATGGCGTTGCCGTACAGCTCGCGGGGCAGGAAGCGAAGGCATGGGCGCGGCTCGGTGACCGCCGGCAGGTGGAGGTTGCCCTTGACCGGGGACGGCGCCTGCTCGAAGGCATGCCGCACCCGGAGAACCTGGATAACCACTTCGTGGTCGACCCGGCGAAGTTCGACTTCTACTCGATGGACTGCTATCGCCTGGTGCGCGAGGACAAGCTGGCGCGGAATCTCGCCGAGGAAGTCCTGCGTGCGGGGACAGACTTCGACGGAACCGAGCGCTCGCCGATGCGCAACGCCGAGGCGCGGGTGACGCTCGGCGTGACGGCAGCCCGTGAGGGAGACCTAGAGCAGGCGCTCATCATGGGCGAGCGAGCGCTCCAGGGCGACAGGCAGTCGGTCCCCTCGCTCATCATGACGAGCCGCGAACTTGCCGCCGAGATGAAGCGGCGATACAGCAGTGAACCGGCTGCACAGGACTATCTGGCACACCTTCAGGCACTCGGGCGCGAGAAGCCTGGATTCCTGCCTCAGTAG
- a CDS encoding styrene monooxygenase/indole monooxygenase family protein yields MRKILIVGAGQSGLQLALGLQTQGYEVTLMSNRTADEIRAGRVMSTQCMFDTALQHERDLGLNFWESQAPRTEGLGVSVAAPDGGRAIDWVGRLDGYAQSVDQRVKMAGWMETFAQRGGQLVIHGAAVSDLDYFSRNYDLVLVAAGKGELVSMFGRDASRSPYAEPQRALAVAYVHGLGPRPEHPDFDAVRCNLVPGVGELFVMPTLTTGGRADILFWEGVPGGPVDVFQGIKDPSEHLALTLELMEKFTPWEYARATRVELTDAGGTLAGRYAPTVRHPIGRLPGGGLVLGVADVVVANDPITGQGSNSASKCAAAYLAAIVEHGDKPFDEAWMQATFDRYWETAQHVTKWTNAMLGVPPEHVLNLIGAAGELQPVADRFANGFNDPADFENFFFDPEKTSAYLASVSGS; encoded by the coding sequence ATGCGGAAGATACTCATAGTCGGCGCCGGCCAGTCCGGTCTGCAGCTCGCCCTCGGACTTCAGACGCAGGGGTACGAGGTCACCCTGATGTCGAACCGGACGGCGGACGAGATCCGCGCCGGGCGGGTCATGTCCACGCAGTGCATGTTCGACACGGCCCTCCAGCACGAGCGGGACCTCGGCCTCAACTTCTGGGAGTCCCAGGCCCCCAGGACCGAGGGCCTCGGCGTCTCCGTCGCCGCCCCCGACGGCGGCCGCGCGATCGACTGGGTCGGCAGGCTCGACGGCTACGCGCAGTCCGTCGACCAGCGCGTGAAGATGGCCGGCTGGATGGAGACCTTCGCCCAGCGCGGCGGCCAGCTCGTCATCCACGGCGCGGCCGTGAGCGACCTCGACTACTTCTCCCGCAACTACGACCTGGTGCTCGTCGCGGCGGGCAAGGGCGAGCTGGTCTCCATGTTCGGCCGGGACGCGTCCCGCTCGCCGTACGCGGAGCCGCAGCGGGCGCTCGCCGTGGCGTACGTCCACGGCCTCGGCCCGCGCCCCGAGCACCCGGACTTCGACGCGGTCCGCTGCAACCTGGTCCCGGGCGTCGGCGAGCTCTTCGTCATGCCGACCCTGACGACCGGCGGCCGCGCCGACATCCTCTTCTGGGAAGGCGTCCCCGGCGGCCCGGTCGACGTCTTCCAGGGCATCAAGGACCCCTCCGAGCACCTCGCGCTGACGCTGGAGCTGATGGAGAAGTTCACGCCGTGGGAGTACGCGCGTGCCACCAGGGTCGAGCTGACCGACGCGGGCGGCACCCTCGCCGGCCGGTACGCGCCGACCGTCCGCCACCCCATCGGCAGGCTGCCCGGCGGCGGACTCGTCCTCGGTGTCGCCGACGTCGTCGTCGCCAACGACCCGATCACGGGCCAGGGTTCGAACTCGGCGTCCAAGTGCGCCGCCGCGTACCTCGCGGCCATCGTCGAGCACGGCGACAAGCCCTTCGACGAGGCCTGGATGCAGGCCACCTTCGACCGCTACTGGGAGACCGCACAGCACGTCACGAAGTGGACGAACGCGATGCTGGGCGTCCCGCCGGAGCACGTCCTGAACCTGATCGGCGCGGCAGGCGAACTCCAGCCGGTCGCCGACCGCTTCGCGAACGGCTTCAACGACCCGGCCGACTTCGAGAACTTCTTCTTCGACCCGGAGAAGACGTCCGCGTACCTGGCCTCGGTCTCCGGAAGCTGA